The following coding sequences lie in one Populus nigra chromosome 15, ddPopNigr1.1, whole genome shotgun sequence genomic window:
- the LOC133674692 gene encoding beta-galactosidase 7-like gives MDIYLRTNEPQIYVEFVIEIPINRIEESEMKLSGSQIEILLIASLALLCSSSAITVDYDSNAVIINGERKIIFAGAIHYPRSTPEMWPELFQKAKEGGIDAIETYIFWDRHEPVRRQYYFSGNQDIVKFFKLAQEAGLHVILRIGPYVCAEWSYGGFPMWLHNIPGIELRTDNEIYKNEMQIFTTKIVDVCKEAKLFAPQGGPIILAQIENEYGNVMGPYGDAGRRYVNWCAQMAVGQNVGVPWIMCQQSNAPQPMINTCNGFYCDQFKPNNPKSPKMWTENWSGWFKLWGGRDPYRTAEDLAFSVARFIQNGGVLNSYYMYHGGTNFGRTAGGPYITTSYDYNAPLDEYGNLNQPKWGHLKQLHEAIKQGERILTNGTVTSKNFWGGVDQTEYTNQGTGERFCFLSNTNMEEANVDLGQDGKYSLPAWSVTILQDCNKEIYNTAKVNTQTSIMVKKLHEEDKPVQLSWTWAPEPMKGVLQGKGRFRATELLEQKETTVDTTDYLWYMTSVNLNETTLKKWTNVTLRVGTRGHALHAYVNKKEIGTQFSKQANAQQSVKGDDYSFLFEKPVTLTSGTNTISLLSATVGLANYGQYYDKKPVGIAEGPVQLVANGKPFMDLTSYQWSYKIGLSGEAKRYNDPHSPHASKFTASDNLPTGRAMTWYKTTFASPSGTEPVVVDLLGMGKGHAWVNGKSLGRFWPTQIADAKGCPDTCDYRGSYNGDKCVTNCGNPSQRWYHIPRSYLNKDGQNTLILFEEVGGNPTNVSFQIVAVETICGNAYEGSTLELSCEGGRTISDIEFASYGDPEGTCGAFMKGSFYATRSAAVVEKACVGKQSCGILVSGETFGLTKRSDIANRLAVQAVCTGYIDNDLESLKNKNNNSKQ, from the exons ATGGATATTTATCTTCGTACAAACGAACCACAGATCTATGTAGAGTTCGTGATAGAGATTCCCATCAACCGTATTGAAG AATCAGAGATGAAGCTGTCAGGTTCTCAGATTGAAATTCTTCTTATTGCGAGTTTAGCATTGCTATGCTCAAGCTCAGCAATAACTGTTGATTATGATTCCAATGCTGTTATCATCAATGGTGAACGGAAAATCATTTTCGCAGGAGCAATTCACTATCCGCGTAGCACGCCTGAG ATGTGGCCAGAGCTATTCCAGAAGGCTAAGGAAGGTGGCATTGATGCTATTGAAACTTATATCTTCTGGGACCGCCATGAGCCTGTCCGCCGGCAG TATTATTTCTCTGGGAATCAGGACATTGTAAAATTCTTTAAGCTCGCTCAAGAAGCTGGACTTCACGTCATTCTCCGGATTGGTCCGTATGTTTGTGCTGAATGGTCATACGG AGGCTTCCCCATGTGGCTACACAACATTCCAGGGATTGAATTGAGAACGGATAATGAGATTTACAAG AATGAGATGCAAATTTTTACCACCAAGATCGTGGACGTGTGCAAAGAAGCAAAGTTGTTTGCACCACAGGGAGGGCCTATAATTTTAGCACAG ATTGAGAATGAATATGGAAACGTTATGGGACCTTATGGAGACGCAGGGAGAAGGTACGTCAATTGGTGTGCACAGATGGCAGTAGGACAGAACGTTGGAGTCCCATGGATTATGTGCCAGCAGTCTAATGCTCCACAACCCATG ATAAATACATGCAATGGATTTTACTGCGACCAGTTCAAGCCAAACAACCCAAAGAGTCCCAAAATGTGGACAGAAAACTGGAGTGGATG GTTCAAGCTTTGGGGTGGCAGAGATCCATATAGAACTGCTGAAGATTTGGCCTTTTCAGTGGCTCGCTTTATCCAAAATGGCGGAGTCTTGAACAGCTATTATATG TATCATGGAGGAACGAATTTTGGACGCACAGCAGGAGGTCCATACATTACAACATCATATGACTACAATGCTCCCCTGGATGAATACG GTAATTTGAATCAGCCCAAGTGGGGTCATCTCAAGCAACTTCACGAAGCTATCAAACAGGGGGAGAGAATTCTCACTAATGGCACCGTGACATCCAAGAATTTCTGGGGCGGGGTCGAT CAAACCGAATACACCAACCAAGGCACTGGAGAGAGATTCTGTTTCTTGAGCAATACAAACATGGAGGAAGCCAATGTAGACTTGGGACAAGATGGGAAGTACTCCTTGCCTGCTTGGTCTGTTACTATTCTTCAAGATTGCAACAAAGAAATTTACAACACTGCAAAGGTTAATACCCAGACCTCAATAATGGTCAAGAAGCTACATGAAGAGGATAAACCAGTTCAACTTTCCTGGACGTGGGCACCAGAACCCATGAAAGGCGTACTCCAAGGAAAGGGTAGATTTAGAGCCACCGAGCTTCTTGAGCAGAAAGAAACAACTGTTGATACTACTGACTATTTGTGGTACATGACTAG TGTTAACCTTAACGAGACAACACTGAAGAAGTGGACTAATGTGACCCTGCGAGTTGGCACAAGAGGCCATGCACTTCATGCTTACGTTAACAAGAAGGAGATAG GAACCCAGTTTTCCAAGCAAGCCAACGCTCAACAATCAGTCAAGGGAGATGATTACAGTTTTCTATTTGAGAAGCCAGTTACTCTCACTTCTGGGACTAACACCATAAGCTTACTCAGTGCCACTGTTGGATTGGCT AATTATGGTcaatattatgataaaaaaccTGTTGGCATTGCTGAAGGCCCCGTCCAGTTGGTAGCAAATGGGAAACCTTTTATGGACTTGACATCATATCAGTGGTCTTACAAG ATTGGGTTGAGCGGTGAGGCCAAAAGATACAATGATCCACATTCACCACATGCCAGTAAATTTACTGCCAGTGATAACCTTCCTACCGGAAGAGCCATGACATGGTACAAG ACCACATTTGCCAGTCCTTCAGGTACTGAACCAGTAGTGGTAGACTTGCTAGGCATGGGCAAAGGGCATGCCTGGGTGAATGGAAAAAGCCTTGGTCGCTTCTGGCCTACGCAAATTGCCGATGCCAAAGGATGCCCTGACACTTGTGACTACCGTGGATCTTATAATGGTGATAAATGTGTGACGAACTGCGGCAATCCTTCTCAAAGATGGTACCATATCCCAAGGTCATACCTTAATAAGGATGGCCAAAACACCTTGATCTTGTTTGAGGAAGTGGGCGGGAACCCTACAAATGTGTCGTTCCAGATTGTTGCTGTCGAGACAATATGTGGAAATGCATATGAAGGAAGCACATTAGAATTGTCATGCGAAGGTGGCAGAACCATCTCAGACATTGAATTCGCCAGCTATGGAGACCCTGAGGGAACATGCGGCGCATTCATGAAGGGCTCCTTCTACGCCACTCGCAGTGCGGCAGTAGTGGAAAAG GCATGTGTTGGGAAACAGAGCTGTGGAATTCTTGTATCAGGTGAAACATTTGGATTAACGAAGCGTTCTGACATTGCCAATAGGCTGGCGGTGCAAGCTGTCTGCACTGGGTACATTGACAACGATCTCGAGTCCCTGAAGAATAAGAATAACAACTCAAAACAATGA